Genomic DNA from Oncorhynchus tshawytscha isolate Ot180627B linkage group LG04, Otsh_v2.0, whole genome shotgun sequence:
gATAACAATAAATTGTGtctgttgtccatagcttatgcctgcccataccataaccccactgccaccatggggcactctgttcacaacgttgccATCAGAAAcagctcgcccacacaacaccatacacatggCCTGTGTTTGTGAGGCTTGTacatactgtcaaattctctaaaattatgttggaggctgcttatggtaaagaaattgatgttaaattctctggcaacagctctggtgaacattcctgcagtcagcatgccaatggcacgctccctcaacttgagacatctgtggcattgtgttgcgtgacaactgcacattttagagtggccttatattgtccccagcacaaggtgcacctgtctaATGATCATGTTAAACCTGTTTGGGAAAGGCGTGCCGCTAGTgggacacctcgacaacatccggtgaaattgcagagcgccaaattcaaattaaattactataaatatttaaccttcataaaatcacaagtgtaatacatcaaaataaagcgtaacttgttaatccagccgccgtgtcagatttcaaaaaggctttacggtgaaagcaaaccatgcgattatctgaggacagcgccccgcataccaacacatgaaaaacatatttcaaccaggcaggtgcgacacggaAGTCAGATATAGCGATGTAagaaatgccttacctttgaagatcttcttctgttgtaACTGgaaccttttggagtgccaacacaaatggtccttttgttcgataatgtcctttatatccataaaaactgtttagctggtgcgcttcagtcaataatccatccAGTTTCCcttcatcaaaatgcatacaaaatgaatccaaacattactaataaacttttccaaacaagtcaaacaacatttataatcaaaccttaggtatcctAATACGCAAATAAATGATCAAAAGTAAGACTGAGattagtatgttcattaccggagataattCAGAAAGAACGTGCTTTCTTCcacacgcttggaaacactacagccaaaatgggagccacctagaaaaactacaatttctgggtcatttttccaaaaaccagcctgaaactatttctaaagactgttgacatctagtggaagccctaggaactgcaatttgggagGACTTGGACTTATAATTATAGTACAAGCCATTGGAAACAGTGGTAAGATGAAATTATTATTTCTTTGGGATGGTTTgccctcggggttttgcctgctatatcagttctgttatactcacagacatataattttaacagttttagaaaacactcaagtttactttgggcatgcttttcatccggatgtgaaaatactgccccctatcccaaataaGTTTttatcagattcttgatatgccacacctatcaggtggattaattttcttggcaaaggagaaatgctcactaacagggatgtaaacaaatttgtgaacaacagtttagagaaataagctttttgtgcatatgggacatttctgagatcttttatttcagcccatgaaacatgggaccaacactttacgtgttgcgtttatttttttgctcagtatagtaacacaagatataaaataaacaagaatggagctctatacagggtgtaccaatgccaggtcaatgtgcaggggtatgaggtatctgaggtagatatgtacatgaaggcagggtaaagagactaggcatcaggatagataataagagtaagaatagaatacagaatagcagcagcaaatgatgagtttgaaagtgtgtgttgtgtggcgGGGGGGTGTACGTTGTAGTAGTGGGAGTGTTTTTACAGTgctttcaggaagtattcacacctctttactttttccacattttgttatgttacagcctgaatttaaaatgttatTAAATTGAGGGattgtttttgtcactggccaacacaccGTACCCCATAATGTGAAGGTGGAATAATGTTAATTcacaaatgtaataaaaaatgttttttttgtgataCATCCAACAAGcttgactctacaaacttgttggatatattttcagtttgtttttgtttcagattattttgtgcccaatagaaattattGGGAAATAATTGTAAATAATATTGTAAattagaatagaatatgtttctgataATCATGAATAATGAGTGATGAAGTTGGAGGCATAACACCCCCCCCAACATGCAATAAAGactgctaacctcccctgttattggtaatggtgagaggttagacTGTCTTGGGGTAAGATCTTTGTGCCTCTAACTTTATCACTCATCATTCTTCACAATTCATTCAACATTATCCATAgtcatgaatgtagaagtgttaaacattctattcttatttacaaaaaaaGTCACTCAAATGACACAgtgcattatttaccattcattccTATTAGGCACAAAATAATATGAAACGCAACCAAAACAAATGGCAAATGCAtccaagcttgatgtagtcattgtgtgctaggaatatgggaccaaatactgaaCTTGCTGtgatttctaaacagttcacctgatatggatgaaaataccatAAAAtcaaagctgacagtctgcatttTAACCTCCATAGTCATGTGCTGGAGTAAAGAGACAAAACAGAACAtttgtcactgtccaaatacttttagCCCTCACTGTATATCCACTTTCAAACGTTACATTATAGAAAACCCTCTACACACCCACAGCAAAAGCATCTAataccccttcctcccctctctccctccagggcaAGCAGAGAGTGGATGTGTTGCACCTGCAGCTCCAGAACCTGCTCTATGAGGTCATGCACCTGCAGAAGGAGATCAGCAAGTGTCTGGAGTTCAAGTCAGTACCACTGGGGGGGTCTAATTCACATTTCCTCCAAGTCTATAGGGCTAAGTCCAGGAATGAGAAGCTTCGAGGTTATTGGTCTTTTCTAAGTTGTTGATTTTTGTTTCTGTCCAGGTCTAAACATGAGGAGATAGATCTGGTGAGTGTAGATGAGTTCTACCAGGAGGCCCCCTGAGATCTCCCGCACCCCCCTCACCAAGGACGACCCCCACCAACTCACACTGGCCAGGTTGGACTGGGAACTGGAGCAGAGGAAGAGGTGCCACATACACTGAGACACTGTTGTTCTTCTGTAGGTTGGCTAAGCAGTACATGAACTCCCACttttctctggtgtgtgtgtaggctggcTGAGCAGTACAAGGAGTCTCTGTCCAGTAAGGAGAAGATCCAGAAAGGCATTGAGGTGAAGAAGGAACACCTGAGTTCTCTACAACCTGGACTCAACGCTATcatgcaggtaacacacacactctctcacaccccCTAGAACCTGAACACAATGCGATTACACAGGTACAGTGGCGCAAAGTGAACTTAAATATCTCTGGACAGAACAACACCAGTTCCACAGAGCTTTTACAAGTCCAGGGTTCTGTCTGGTATGGATGGCTGGACTTGTGCAAGATAACATGCACTGCAGGCAGGGCCTTCTGAAATGGCGTTGTACCCAGAATGTAACCTACCAGGCCTGAAACCTAAACATGTCACACTCCCCAGGCATCCCTCCCGGTTCAGGAGTACCTGTCAATGCCGTTTGAacagacccagagacagacagagatcgcCCGccaccttcccccctctctctacgtCCTCCTGGTACAGGCCAGCGCTTACGGACAGGCCTGCGGTgagtgtttttgtatgtttacttACATTTTGTGAAAAGTTTGATCATACGCACATCCTTAAACTTTAGGCCCTGGGCTAGTAAAGGATGCTTGTAAAGAACAGGAGGGCCCGCACACTGTTTATGCTCCCAGTTCACCGTTTTATTGACCACGTATCAATCCAAAACAGCTCTTCGCCAGCTTTACTTTCTTCTGAACACgatttttgtcatttttttccCCTTTGTCAAATGATCAATTTTGTGGAGGGGCAAGTCTTGGGACATGTGGTTTTCATGtttctatttgtgtgtgtttcagataAGAGCCTGAGTGTGTCCATCAGTGGAGATGTGGACGAGGCCAAAGCTCTGTCTAAACCTCCAGAGGACTCTCAGGGTAACACTGCAGCATGCCTGTTAATGACGTGTGTGTTCGACAGGGCAGTGATTCTTTTTTGACTGGGCAGTGGTGAATTAATGAATTGTGTTGGtattgaaatgtgtgtgtgtgtgttctgatttctctcctctctagatGATGATTCTGGTGACTCTGAtgcagaggaggagcaggagaagacgGTCTGTCCCACACCATACTGCCACTAGAGGCCCTTCTAATACCattctgtacacacacagacacgcgcacacacacgtcaGTGTCAACGAGTTCACCTCTCCTCTACACACATTGTTCCAACAACctctgctgacacacacacacacacacacacaaaatgttatAGCAGACAGGGAAAGGAGGTCTATTGATCGCTTCCTGACAGGTGCCATGTGGTGGGTTCTGGGAAGCATGGATAAGATGGGTCACTGTAACCCAAGCCCACCCACAGTTGGCAGTCATACTCTTCACTCTCACACGTGTGTCatactcctcacacacacactcccttacaTACTCCGACACATACAGCCAAGCTttttttataatttatttattcATCTTTTTGCTGAAGACAACTGTCCGTCTGTGATTTGCTTGGTCACATTACTGCTGCTCTGTCACTACACCTCAGctgaccctccctcccttcatctagTCTTTCTCTGTGAAATAAGGTGAAGGGCAAGCCCAGGTTAACTCTGTCCTCCTTTAGCCGGCTGCAATGATAGATCAGTGAGGATTATAGATTGTGTCCCAAagagcaccctactccctatatagtgccctgctttagaccagggccagaTATCCGTACATCTgattaattaagcaataaggcacgaggggttgtggtatatggccaatataccatggctaagggctgttcttatattggccatataccacaaaccaccgaggtgccttattgctattataaactggttaccaacataattatagagcagtaaaaaaaaagaTCTGGGGTCATTCCTGTCatgtacggtctgatataccacagctgtcaaccaatcagcattcagggctcgaaccacccagctTAAAATGAGCAGTAGAACATGATGGAATGATAAAATACGAATGGTAATACTCccccctttgtctgtctgtctgtagaagAGGAGGCGACCTACTACAGGTGGTCAGCTGGATGATAAGAGACGTGAGATGCTGAAgagacaccctctctctctttgcctggaCCTCAAATgcaaaggtacacacacactgttcctgtGTGACAGGCAGCAGGACCCTGTCGCTGCTTCTCAGTCTCCCtgggacagtagaggagagaggatcattcagcGATATATGATAGGACTGTTAGGAACTGATATTAATCGTGCTGATGAGGATTCTGTGGACAGTGTATATGATGATAAATAGGTGGGTTCTTGAATTTGTCCTATTTCGATGATGGTTCGGTGCATAGATGACAGTGAATAAACTGTTCTTGTCCAATGGGCAATGACATCACTACAGAGGTTACACAAggtcacctctcctctcctgcctctgcAGTCAGACAGAACCCAATGACACCCTGAGAGACTGACACGCACACACTGCTTTTAATGCAGCAAACAGCCAAAAACTGCCCGTGGTTTAGAGGAcaacagagagagcaagaagagGCTGATGAAAATATATCTAGAATAAGGTGTGACTGCTGCAGCCCTACACTGCTGCCAGCTCCACCTACACGCACTGTCCGCACCCGCTTGCCTATCAGTGGATGGATGAAGTTACGCCTGCAATGCTGaacctccttctccacctccccctccctcttctcatccccaTTTCCTTTCTTCTGCCCCTCGTCTTCTCCCTCTGTCAGCAGGGTATAAAcagtccctctcttctccttggcTCAACCTGTCCTATACAGCTACCTACACAGTAGCACTACGTGGCAGAGTGGGGCAGTGACCCCATGACATCATACTATACATTGTACTATATAATTAAGTGTCAATTCACACTGAGATGACTGTTGCAGGTGGAACCTTTTGGCAGAGAGGCAATTTACCGTCCACAGTACATAGATAGATACGCGTCCCAACTCCCTGTTTGCCGAATagaatatacatatatacagtggggcaaaagggtattcagtcagccaccaattgtacaagttctcacacttaaaaagatgagagaggcctgtaattttcatcataggtacacttcaactatgacagacaaaatgagaagaaaaaaatccagaaaatcacattgtaggatttttaatgaatttatttgccaattatggtggaaaataagtatttgttcaataacaaaagtttatctcaatactttgttatataccctttgttggcaatgacagaggtcaaacgttttctgtaagtcttcacaaggttttcacacgcggttgctggtattttggcccattcctccatgcagatctcctctagagcagtgatgtttttggggatgttgctgggcaacatggactttcaactccctccaaagaaataaatacttttttgcaccactgtatatataagtagatggcatcatgctCACAGACACACCCAGTGAaccttctctgtgtgtctctgtttccaGACGGCAGTGTGCTGCATCTGTTCAACTACTACCTGATGAACCTGAACATCATGACTGTCAAGGCCAAAGTCTCCACCGCCACAGACCTCACTGGAGCCATCAGCGCAGGGTACGTCTCAGTGACCCGTGTTTGTTGGCGCTTGGGAGTGTGTGACCTGTGTTGTAAcaattgtgttctctctctctctcagggagttGTTAAATTCTGACACGCTGCTCAACTGCCTGTATGCCAATGACCAGGGCCGCGAGACACCCAACCCCGCTAACCGTTACCAGTTTGATAAAGTGGGGTATGGATGCCTCCCTAATGCCAGACCCTGTATACACACCTTGTACAATTGCTTCAGTATCAATACACATATTGTAAGATCAGTATGGCTGATTATGTTGTGTTTTCTTGCAGGATTAGTTCGTTTGGAGACTACGTGGTAGAGTTGGGTCATCCCTACCTGTGGGTGCAGAGTCTAGGAGGACTGCAGTTCCCAAGTGATGCcccagaggtgtgtgtgggtggcccTGCCATTGTGTATAGTAAAATGTCTCCTGCTATGGGGTgtgctttctgtgtgtgtgtctaaccctgctatgtgtgtgtgtgtgtttttcagggTTTGCGTGCAGGCAGTTCTCTTAGTGCCAGTCACATGGAGAGCACCATGAAGCTGCTGAGAGGACGAGTCCAGTCACGCCTGGCCCTGCACAAACAGTTCTCCTCACTAGGTACACACACGCTTGGCCCTGCACAAACAGTTCTCCTCACTAGGTACACACACGCTTGGCCCTGCACAAACAGTTCTCCTCACTAGGTACACACACGCTTGGCCCTGCACAAACAGTTCTCCTCACTAGGTACACACACGCTTGGCCCTGCACAAACAGTTCTCCTCACTAGGTACACACACGCTTGGCCCTGCACAAACAGTTCTCCTCACTAGGTACACACACGCTTGGCCCTGCACAAACAGTTCTCCTCACTAGGTACACACACGCTTGGCCCTGCACAAACAGTTCTCCTCACTAGGTACACACACGTCTGGCCCTGCACAAACAGTTCTACTCACATTTCTCATCTCcggctacacacacagacaaaataaCCTGTCTCCTGCATGCTGTTGGTATTGTTTGTCTGTTTTCAGAGCACAGTATAGTTCCAGTGTCAACGGAGTGCCAGCACCTGTTCCCTGCTAAGGTTCTCTCCCGCCTGGCTCGCTGGACAACCATGTCACATCAGGAGTACACAGTAAGACACGCACAACCTCCCGTTTTGTTTCATCTCACTACGCAATCGAGGAGTACACAGGAAGCGCACAATCTTGACTACAACTCAACCTCACACTCACTATAATTTCTGACTCTCATTGGGTGTAGATGGTGTCGCTATAAAAAGCATTGTGTAAATCAAGGCGGTTTAATTAAGTAAAACGTATACTGGTAGCTTACTTTTCTTCGtgtgttctatctctctctagaaTCTGTCGTTCACGCAGCATGTGTCAGATGCAGGTCTGGCTCGGGAAACGGACCTGTTCTTCATGGCTGTGGTGGAGAGAGGAACAGGTAAAGATCAGCGCCCAAAGAGATGATTCACTTCTTAATATATGAAGACATTCCTGACGAAATGGAGGCCTCTCTGTTTTCTTTGTTTGGACCATAAGAAAAGTCTGGAACCATAAActatctctcccccccccctcagcTCGTCTTCAGGCTGCAGTGGTGTTGAACCCCCGTTATCCAGAAGTCTCTCCTCTGTTTGCTCTTTCACTCAGCTGGAAGGGCGAATGCAGCGGACGTACAGATGACAACCTTAGAGTGagtggtgatatatatatatatatatatatatatataatacactgaATATGAGACCCTAACCCAGGGGAGGATCTCTATATTCTGTTATGTCCTTTGATGTCACTGGTTAGTCATGCACACCGGCTGTGACTGACATGTGTATCCCCTCCCCCAGGCCATGGAGAGTGAGGTGAATGTGTTTAAGACAGAGCTCCAGGGGCCCCGCCCAGGGCACCAGCTGCTGACCAATCAGGTGGctcgtctctgtgtctgtctggacgTATACCTGGAGACCGACGGACAGGATGACAGCGTGGAGGGACCACGGGAGTTTCTCAGAGAGAAGATGTGTCTACGCACCGTAAggtacgtacatacacacacacacgcgcgcgtacACTCCTACACTCCTTTCTCAGTAATTCTGACCGTGTTTCTCTCTGGTTGTGTTTCAGGGGTCCGAACCGTCTGAAGCCGTTCAAGTACAACCACCCCCAGGGCTTCTTCAGTCACCGCTGACCTCCCCCTTAACCCCTATCCCTTCACCTCTTGTATCTTACAGCTGATTTCATAGCCCACCTCCAGGGTGTCTTCAGTCACCCCTGACCTCCCCTTAACCCCTATCCCTTCACCTCTTATATCTTACAGCTGATTTCATAGCCCACCTCAGGGCTTCTTCAGACACCCCTGAACGTTACCTTCTGCCTCGTCCCTGCCTTCATATCCCCCTGTTTTTTAATTAACCATAGTTTTGTCTGTTTTAGTTTCACACATTCTGTGTGTTGGTTGGACAATAAAAAGCTAGTGATTTTGTTTGAATCAGCAAGTTCTTGGTATTTTTGTGTTATTCTTCGCTGCTATGATTTATGTTCAGCTGTATTCTATCATGAAttacctctcctttcttcttttAGCTATTGCATatttcatctctccccctcttttttttcttttctctgcATCGGATCACATTATTTTATGGCTTTTAT
This window encodes:
- the LOC112248558 gene encoding LOW QUALITY PROTEIN: THO complex subunit 5 homolog (The sequence of the model RefSeq protein was modified relative to this genomic sequence to represent the inferred CDS: inserted 2 bases in 1 codon), which translates into the protein MSDALKKRKSKVLRSETGTPEGKCGRGEGDQDIRVYSEEVELDGRDPEEDYQQYKLTCEALAKLMNDIQELKANGAKDGCVEVEEKRMQSCIHFMSLKKLNRLAHMRLKRGRDQTHEGKQRVDVLHLQLQNLLYEVMHLQKEISKCLEFKSKHEEIDLVSVDEFYQEXPPEISRTPLTKDDPHQLTLARLDWELEQRKRLAEQYKESLSSKEKIQKGIEVKKEHLSSLQPGLNAIMQASLPVQEYLSMPFEQTQRQTEIARHLPPSLYVLLVQASAYGQACDKSLSVSISGDVDEAKALSKPPEDSQDDDSGDSDAEEEQEKTKRRRPTTGGQLDDKRREMLKRHPLSLCLDLKCKDGSVLHLFNYYLMNLNIMTVKAKVSTATDLTGAISAGELLNSDTLLNCLYANDQGRETPNPANRYQFDKVGISSFGDYVVELGHPYLWVQSLGGLQFPSDAPEGLRAGSSLSASHMESTMKLLRGRVQSRLALHKQFSSLEHSIVPVSTECQHLFPAKVLSRLARWTTMSHQEYTNLSFTQHVSDAGLARETDLFFMAVVERGTARLQAAVVLNPRYPEVSPLFALSLSWKGECSGRTDDNLRAMESEVNVFKTELQGPRPGHQLLTNQVARLCVCLDVYLETDGQDDSVEGPREFLREKMCLRTVRGPNRLKPFKYNHPQGFFSHR